Proteins from one Naumovozyma castellii chromosome 3, complete genome genomic window:
- the ARP2 gene encoding actin-related protein 2 (ancestral locus Anc_3.161) produces the protein MDPHSPIVLDQGTGFVKIGRAGENFPDYTFPSIVGRPILRAEERANITTPLKDIMIGDEASEVRSYLQISYPMENGIIKNWTDMELLWDYAFFEQMKLPTTSNGKILLTEPPMNPTKNREKMCEVMFEKYDFGGVYVAIQAVLALYAQGLSSGVVVDSGDGVTHIVPVYESVVLGHLTRRLDVAGRDVTRHLIDLLSRRGYAFNRTADFETVRQIKEKLCYVSYDLDLDTKLARETTTLVESYELPDGRTIKVGQERFEAPECLFQPGLVDVEQPGMGELLFDTVQSADVDVRSALYKAIVLSGGSSMYPGLPSRLEKELKQLWFTRVLRNDPTRLDKFKVRIEDPPRRKHMVFIGGAVLASIMADKDHMWLSKQEWQESGAASMVKFGPRQ, from the exons ATGGATCCACATAGTCCAATTG TCCTTGATCAAGGTACTGGTTTTGTCAAGATCGGGCGTGCTGGTGAGAATTTCCCAGATTACACGTTCCCTTCTATTGTCGGTAGGCCTATTCTAAGAGCTGAAGAACGTGCGAATATTACTACTCCATTAAAGGATATCATGATCGGTGACGAGGCTAGTGAAGTTCGTTCTTATCTGCAAATATCATACCCAATGGAAAATGGTATCATTAAGAACTGGACTGACATGGAATTGTTATGGGATTATGCTTTTTTCgaacaaatgaaattaCCAACCACATCTAACGGGAAGATCCTATTGACTGAACCACCAATGAATCCAACGAAAAATAGAGAAAAGATGTGTGAAGTtatgtttgaaaaatatgactTTGGTGGTGTGTATGTAGCAATCCAAGCTGTCTTAGCACTATATGCCCAAGGTTTATCATCAGGTGTTGTTGTGGATTCTGGTGATGGTGTCACCCATATCGTCCCCGTTTATGAATCTGTTGTATTGGGTCATCTAACAAGAAGATTAGATGTAGCAGGTAGAGATGTGACAAGACATttgattgatttattgTCTCGTCGTGGTTATGCATTCAATAGAACAGCAGATTTCGAAACTGTTCGCCAAATAAAGGAGAAGCTATGTTATGTTTCATATGACTTAGATCTGGATACAAAGTTAGCAAGGGAAACTACGACATTAGTGGAGAGCTATGAGTTACCAGATGGAAGAACTATCAAGGTGGGTcaagaaagatttgaagCTCCAGAATGTTTATTTCAACCAGGTCTTGTTGACGTTGAACAGCCGGGTATGGGTGAACTTCTTTTCGACACAGTTCAATCTGCTGACGTCGATGTTAGATCTGCACTATACAAGGCCATTGTCCTGTCTGGTGGTTCCAGTATGTATCCAGGTTTGCCATCTAGATTagagaaagaattgaaacaacTGTGGTTCACAAGAGTTTTACGTAACGATCCAACTAGATTagataaattcaaagtCAGAATTGAAGATCCCCCAAGGAGAAAACATATGGTATTTATTGGTGGGGCAGTCCTCGCTAGCATTATGGCCGATAAGGATCACATGTGGCTTTCTAAACAGGAATGGCAGGAAAGTGGTGCTGCTTCAATGGTGAAGTTTGGTCCAAGACAAtag